A genomic stretch from Silurus meridionalis isolate SWU-2019-XX chromosome 1, ASM1480568v1, whole genome shotgun sequence includes:
- the gmppab gene encoding mannose-1-phosphate guanyltransferase alpha-B, with product MMLKAIILIGGPQKGTRFRPLSFEVPKPLFPVAGVPMLQHHIEACAKVPNMKEIILIGFYQPNEELNRFIASAQQEYKLSVRYLQEFAALGTGGGIYHFRDQILSGGPSAFFLMNADVCSEFPLQDMLRFHHQRGNSHCGIILGTTANRKQSMNYGCIVENQETNEVLHFVEKPSTFISDIINCGIYLFTPEIFAHIGTVFQRNQEDRLLEEPPCGRQLRELIRLEQDVFTMLAAQKQLYVYKTQHFWSQIKSAGSAIYASRLYLKRYNETHPERLAKNQDGGPKIMGDVYIHQTAYIDPTAVLGPNVSIGKGVIIGAGVRVRESIVLHGATLQDHCCVLNSIVGWDSTVGRWARVEGTPSDPNPNDPYAKIDSETLFRDGGLTPSITILGCNVNIPSEVIIRNSIVLPHKDLNRSFQNQIIL from the exons GAACTCGGTTCCGGCCTTTGTCGTTTGAAGTGCCCAAACCTCTCTTTCCCGTGGCTGGTGTGCCCATGCTCCAACATCACATCGAAGCTTGTGCCAAG GTGCCCAATATGAAGGAAATCATCCTGATTGGGTTTTACCAGCCTAATGAGGAGCTGAACCGCTTCATAGCCTCTGCCCAGCAAGAGTATAAACTCTCAGTAAG ATACCTACAGGAGTTTGCAGCACTGGGCACAGGTGGTGGCATTTACCATTTCCGAGACCAGATCCTGTCTGGGGGACCGTCTGCGTTCTTCCTTATGAATGCTGACGTTTGCTCCGAGTTCCCTCTGCAGGACATGCTCCGTTTCCACCACCAGCGTGGAAACTCTCACTGTGGAATTATTTTAGGCACTACG GCTAACAGAAAGCAGTCTATGAACTATGGATGTATTGTGGAGAATCAGGAAACAAATGAG GTGCTTCATTTTGTGGAAAAACCCAGTACATTCATAAGTGATATTATCAACTGTGGCATCTATTTGTTCACCCCTGAGATTTTTGCCCACATCGGAACAGTGTTTCAGAGAAATCAAGAAGACCGACTGCT AGAGGAGCCTCCTTGTGGCAGGCAGTTGCGAGAACTCATCCGCTTGGAGCAGGACGTCTTTACAATGCTGGCCGCACAGAAACAACTGTACGTCTACAAAACGCAGCACTTCTGGAGCCAGATTAAATCGGCAGG ctcagCGATATATGCAAGCCGTTTGTACCTGAAGCGGTATAATGAGACGCATCCGGAAAGACTGGCCAAAAACCAAGATGGAGGCCCAAAAATAAtgg GGGACGTATATATCCATCAGACTGCTTATATCGACCCCACAGCTGTT CTGGGTCCTAACGTCTCAATAGGGAAAGGTGTAATAATTGGCGCAGGAGTTCGAGTGAGAGAATCAATTGTCCTACACGGCGCTACGCTGCAG GACCACTGTTGTGTACTTAACAGCATCGTAGGCTGGGACAGTACGGTCGGAAGGTGGGCGAGAGTGGAAGGGACGCCAAGTGACCCCAACCCCAATGATCCCTACGCTAAAATTGACAGCGAGACTCTGTTCAGGGATGGAGGTTTGACTCCATCAATCACAATACTGG gTTGCAATGTGAATATTCCATCAGAAGTCATCATTCGTAACTCGATCGTACTTCCTCACAAGGATCTCAACAGGAGCTTCCAGAACCAAATCATCCTCTAG